Proteins found in one Mucilaginibacter gracilis genomic segment:
- a CDS encoding glycoside hydrolase family 88 protein, which translates to MKKIIKLGTILISTLAAASLTQAQDKPLSQKIAATIMKNMPSDTSAAAGGKPFKRWNYDEGVILKGFEGVWLQTADKSYFKYIQQSMDNLISADGSTITGYKSDAYTLDNVLCGRNLLTLYNVTGMPKYLKAATTLYDQLKKQPRTPEGGFWHKKVYEDQMWLDGLYMAQSFYAEYAAEFHHEEDFDDIAKQYILMEQHARDPKTGLLYHGWDYSKKQKWADPKTGLSPNFWARADGWYAMALVDVLDYLPANHPKRPEIVAILNRLATAIQKYQDPKSSVWYDILDKAGEKGNYLESSASSMFVYALAKGVRQGNLPESFLAVANKGYAGIIKQFIETDANGLTNLNGTVSVSGLGGNPYRDGSYAYYLSEKVVTNDPKGIGAFLQAAVEMERLTNRNLGKGKTVILDSYFNDEHKKDVTGATISYHYKWGEEDNNGFNFFNNVFQNYGVKTTTLFEAPTASNLKKGDIYIIVDPDIPKENPNTKYIEEAHVKAISDWVKAGGMLIVLNNDTGNAEFKHLNKLMAKFGIQFNEDSRNHVTTPHFETGAINIPTTDPIFKTAKKIYIKEISTFAVSAPAVASLVDGKDVIIATAKYGKGTVFAVGDPWFYNEYTDGRKLPADYDNYKAANDLVKWALKQIQK; encoded by the coding sequence ATGAAGAAGATCATTAAATTAGGCACAATATTGATTTCGACGCTTGCGGCGGCATCTCTTACCCAGGCGCAGGATAAACCCCTGTCGCAAAAAATTGCGGCTACTATCATGAAGAACATGCCTTCGGATACGTCGGCAGCAGCAGGTGGCAAGCCCTTTAAACGGTGGAACTATGATGAAGGCGTAATACTAAAAGGTTTTGAGGGCGTTTGGCTGCAAACCGCCGATAAAAGCTATTTTAAGTACATTCAGCAAAGCATGGATAACCTGATAAGTGCCGACGGAAGCACCATCACCGGTTACAAAAGCGATGCTTACACATTAGATAACGTATTATGCGGCCGTAACCTGCTCACGCTGTACAACGTTACCGGTATGCCTAAATATTTAAAGGCTGCCACTACCTTGTATGACCAATTAAAAAAACAACCCCGTACGCCCGAAGGTGGTTTTTGGCACAAAAAGGTGTATGAAGACCAAATGTGGCTTGATGGCCTTTACATGGCCCAATCGTTTTACGCAGAATATGCCGCCGAATTTCATCACGAAGAAGACTTTGACGATATAGCCAAACAATACATCCTGATGGAGCAACATGCCCGCGACCCTAAAACAGGTTTGCTTTATCACGGTTGGGATTACAGCAAGAAGCAAAAATGGGCCGATCCTAAAACCGGATTATCGCCAAATTTTTGGGCCAGGGCCGATGGCTGGTATGCTATGGCTTTGGTTGATGTGCTGGATTATTTGCCTGCTAATCACCCTAAAAGACCAGAGATTGTTGCGATACTAAACAGGCTGGCAACAGCAATCCAAAAATATCAGGACCCAAAATCGAGCGTGTGGTATGATATATTAGACAAGGCCGGAGAAAAGGGTAATTACCTTGAATCTTCGGCATCAAGTATGTTTGTTTACGCTTTGGCAAAAGGCGTGCGGCAAGGTAATTTACCCGAAAGCTTTTTGGCCGTAGCCAATAAAGGATATGCGGGTATTATTAAACAATTTATTGAAACAGATGCCAACGGCTTAACCAATTTAAATGGCACTGTAAGTGTATCGGGCTTGGGCGGCAACCCTTATCGCGATGGTAGCTATGCTTATTACCTGAGCGAGAAAGTGGTAACTAACGACCCCAAAGGCATTGGTGCTTTTTTACAGGCGGCAGTTGAAATGGAACGGTTAACCAACCGCAACCTGGGTAAAGGCAAAACAGTTATACTCGATTCGTATTTTAACGATGAACATAAAAAGGACGTAACCGGCGCAACCATATCATACCATTACAAATGGGGCGAGGAGGATAACAATGGTTTCAACTTTTTTAACAATGTTTTTCAAAACTATGGTGTAAAAACCACAACGCTTTTTGAGGCCCCTACTGCAAGCAACCTAAAAAAAGGCGACATCTACATCATTGTTGATCCTGATATTCCTAAAGAAAACCCCAACACCAAATATATTGAAGAGGCGCATGTTAAAGCCATAAGCGATTGGGTTAAGGCGGGCGGTATGCTTATTGTATTGAATAACGATACAGGCAACGCCGAATTTAAACACCTCAATAAACTAATGGCCAAATTTGGCATTCAGTTTAACGAGGACAGCCGCAACCACGTAACTACACCGCACTTTGAAACGGGAGCAATAAACATCCCAACAACCGATCCGATATTTAAAACTGCTAAAAAGATTTACATTAAAGAGATTTCAACCTTTGCGGTAAGTGCTCCGGCAGTAGCATCGTTAGTTGACGGAAAGGACGTTATCATCGCCACAGCAAAGTATGGCAAGGGTACTGTTTTTGCCGTTGGCGACCCCTGGTTTTACAACGAATATACCGATGGCAGAAAATTACCTGCCGACTA